The uncultured Sphaerochaeta sp. genome includes the window GGGATCAGAAAGAGTCCGTCTTTTTCAACGTTGCTGGAAAATGAGGAGTATCGCATTGAGCTAGATGACCTTCTGGAGGTTAGTAAGTATTCGTATCTCAATGATTTTGCTGAGCGTCGTGGTTCGTATGATCTGGTGCTTTACCAGAAGTACACTCGCCAAGAAGTGTGTAGGCTTCTGGGTTGGGAACATGATGAGGCAAATACCATCTATGGATACAAGGTTGACTACGAGCACCACCAGTGCCCAATCTTTGTTACGTATCACAAGGATTCCCAAACTATTGATCCTGGTATTGATTATCGGGATAAGTTTCTCTCTCCTGAACAGTTTGTCTGGGAAACCCGTACCAATGTACGTCTCGAGTCAAAGGAAGCGAGAGCAATACGGGGAGAAATGGGGCCCATGGAAGTGCTGCTCTTTGTGCAGAAAAGCAATGATGAGGGGCGTTCATTCTACTACCTTGGACCTCTTTCCTTCCTCCGTAATGCACCTAGTTCAAAGATCAACGGGAAAGGAAAGCACCTACCAGTGGTAATGATGCGGTTTATGCTTTATCACCCTGTCCCACAAAGTCTATACAACTACATCCTGGAATTGGTGGACAACTCATCCCAAACCACTGCTTAGCGAATATTTCCGCTTGTTTTCATGATGCTCTTGGATAATACTATTCTCATGGAACCAACGCTTGTCCCCTCATTTGATGGATTCTTCATCTCATGTGTCTTATACCGACCTGCTTCCCCCGTGGGGATCGTACAGATCATCCATGGTGCAGCTGAGGTGAAAAGCCGCTATGAACAAGTGGCTCTGTTTCTTCAGGAAGCTGGCTACTGTGTTCTGGTGAGTGACCAGAGAGGACATGGGGATTCAGTCGATGCCCACTTTGTCAGGGGGTATATGCCGAGTGTGGATGTTCTGGTGGAAGATCAACATATCATCACCCGTTTCCTGAAGGACCTCTATCCAGATTTGCCGCTTTTCTTACTTGGTCACTCGTTCGGTTCCATGATTGCAAGGCTCTACCTCGGTTCCTATGACCATGAGATTGCCGGCCTGATTATGACAGGTACCCCTTGCTATGTTAGGGGAATAGCACTGGGAAAAGCATTTGTCCGGCTTTTGATGTTGCTTCTCACCCCTCATGGTT containing:
- a CDS encoding alpha/beta fold hydrolase; this encodes MEPTLVPSFDGFFISCVLYRPASPVGIVQIIHGAAEVKSRYEQVALFLQEAGYCVLVSDQRGHGDSVDAHFVRGYMPSVDVLVEDQHIITRFLKDLYPDLPLFLLGHSFGSMIARLYLGSYDHEIAGLIMTGTPCYVRGIALGKAFVRLLMLLLTPHGYGMISTKLTTSANLKWVCSDPEVVRERLHDPYRRHFKYQLQSIYTIFDALQRLHDWSFFHPTKGDLPILSITGEDDPIPGGERGLSDTERSLNRIGYHRFSYTVYEGMRHEVLMEREKELVFNQIKEFLISGAEQT